One Campylobacter concisus genomic window carries:
- a CDS encoding heavy metal translocating P-type ATPase has protein sequence MTHKNKITLAHKSKNRARFICESLNARSDVSAIEAAISERTDALSVRVNKYAKSIIVEYDKNYDKILNFIKSYEFPTKAKDPNLPSKANIYKAAAALGITPFMSNKTLKSAVTLYATAPNLIEGAKELRHEGVTSKVLEATAIGTSLAMGDHLAANSTNLMINIGEYMEESASHRSDDLIKELAKPNIEEVWVERNLNGEKTLEKVKTENLKKGDIVVVGAGETIGVDGYIVEGNADVNQVSMTGEAEPIPKARGDRVISGTVVDEGRIKIWAENVGSDTATARIKEYIQTSLNEKSAIGVKALKLADKLVPVTLSLAGLSYIINKNMNSVASVLQADYSCALKLATPVAFKSSISKAGRNGILVKGAKAIEALSSVDTFVFDKTGTLTHGRLSVVEIYSFKEGFSQNDILNLTASAEEHYFHPVAEAIVEAANKRGFHHIHHDEVEFIVAHGVKTAMHGKEVVIGSRHFLEDDEMISFKAHEALISKALNSGLTLLYVGYDKELVGVIAMKDDMRENAKDMVKKLRSLGVKEVVMLSGDIKSKAEEVARELGLDRVYAECLPTDKAAIIEELKSEGKKVAFVGDGINDAPSLTKANVGISMHKGADIAKATADISLLKDDIMSVALVKELANKTMDLISSNFRSTVGVNTAILSAATLGMLNPIATAMLHNGTTIWLLLNSMKGVKFKSK, from the coding sequence TTGACTCACAAAAATAAGATCACTCTAGCTCACAAGAGTAAAAATAGAGCGAGGTTTATTTGCGAGAGCCTAAACGCTAGAAGCGACGTCAGCGCTATCGAGGCTGCGATCTCAGAGCGAACTGATGCACTAAGTGTTCGTGTAAATAAATACGCAAAAAGCATTATCGTTGAATACGATAAAAACTACGATAAAATTTTAAACTTTATCAAGAGCTATGAATTTCCAACAAAGGCAAAAGATCCAAATTTGCCAAGCAAGGCAAATATCTATAAGGCTGCTGCTGCACTTGGCATAACGCCATTTATGAGTAACAAAACTCTAAAATCAGCCGTGACTCTTTACGCCACAGCTCCAAATCTAATAGAAGGTGCAAAAGAGCTAAGGCATGAGGGCGTCACTTCAAAAGTACTTGAGGCAACTGCCATTGGTACTAGCCTAGCAATGGGCGATCATTTAGCAGCAAATAGCACAAATTTGATGATAAATATCGGCGAATATATGGAAGAAAGTGCTAGCCACAGAAGTGATGATCTCATCAAAGAGCTAGCAAAACCAAATATCGAAGAAGTCTGGGTCGAGAGAAATTTAAATGGTGAAAAGACGCTTGAAAAAGTAAAAACCGAAAATTTAAAAAAGGGCGACATCGTAGTAGTTGGAGCTGGTGAGACGATAGGCGTTGATGGTTATATCGTTGAAGGTAACGCCGATGTAAATCAAGTCTCAATGACCGGAGAGGCTGAACCTATACCAAAAGCTAGAGGTGACCGTGTTATAAGTGGCACCGTGGTTGATGAAGGTAGGATAAAAATTTGGGCTGAAAATGTAGGTAGTGATACAGCAACAGCTAGGATCAAAGAGTACATACAAACTTCACTCAATGAAAAATCAGCCATTGGCGTAAAAGCATTAAAACTAGCTGATAAACTTGTGCCTGTTACGCTCTCGCTTGCTGGACTTTCATACATTATAAATAAAAATATGAATAGCGTTGCTAGTGTACTTCAAGCGGACTACTCTTGCGCATTAAAGCTTGCTACACCAGTTGCTTTTAAATCAAGTATCTCAAAAGCAGGCAGAAATGGCATTCTTGTAAAAGGCGCAAAGGCGATCGAGGCTCTAAGCTCAGTTGATACTTTTGTATTTGACAAAACTGGCACTCTGACACATGGACGCCTAAGTGTAGTTGAAATTTACTCATTTAAAGAGGGCTTTTCTCAAAATGATATATTAAATTTAACTGCAAGTGCCGAGGAGCACTACTTTCATCCAGTAGCTGAAGCAATAGTTGAAGCTGCAAACAAGCGTGGTTTCCACCATATTCATCACGATGAAGTTGAATTTATCGTAGCTCATGGCGTAAAAACTGCGATGCACGGCAAAGAGGTAGTTATCGGCAGTAGACACTTTTTAGAAGATGACGAGATGATAAGCTTTAAGGCTCATGAAGCTTTAATAAGTAAAGCATTAAATAGTGGCTTAACTTTACTCTACGTTGGATACGACAAAGAGCTAGTCGGCGTCATCGCTATGAAAGATGATATGAGAGAAAATGCAAAAGATATGGTTAAAAAGCTAAGAAGCCTTGGCGTAAAAGAGGTCGTCATGCTAAGTGGTGACATCAAAAGCAAGGCTGAAGAGGTGGCACGCGAGCTAGGACTTGATAGGGTCTATGCGGAGTGCTTACCAACAGATAAAGCAGCTATCATCGAAGAGCTAAAGAGCGAGGGCAAAAAAGTAGCCTTTGTGGGAGATGGCATAAATGATGCTCCAAGCCTAACTAAGGCAAATGTGGGTATAAGCATGCACAAAGGTGCTGATATAGCTAAAGCGACGGCTGATATAAGTCTTTTAAAAGACGATATCATGAGCGTAGCTCTTGTAAAAGAGCTAGCAAATAAAACAATGGATTTAATTAGCTCAAATTTCCGCTCAACCGTTGGCGTAAACACAGCTATACTAAGTGCAGCAACACTTGGCATGTTAAATCCAATAGCAACTGCCATGCTTCATAATGGCACAACGATTTGGCTTTTATTAAATTCAATGAAGGGCGTAAAATTCAAATCAAAATAA
- a CDS encoding oxidoreductase produces the protein MNNPYINEENVTSETAANNAAATQPSAIDNAINNAAQNLPFVPENFNAAGFVKGLVLGGIAAYVLTNPKAQECVFKAIIKGGELINAGIEELKERFEDVKAELDSQK, from the coding sequence ATGAATAACCCTTACATCAATGAAGAAAACGTAACAAGTGAAACTGCGGCTAACAATGCAGCAGCTACTCAGCCAAGCGCAATCGATAATGCAATAAACAATGCAGCTCAAAATTTACCATTTGTACCTGAAAATTTTAATGCTGCTGGCTTTGTAAAAGGTCTAGTTTTAGGTGGTATCGCAGCTTATGTACTGACTAATCCAAAAGCGCAAGAGTGCGTATTTAAAGCGATTATCAAAGGTGGCGAGCTTATAAATGCTGGCATAGAAGAACTAAAAGAGCGTTTTGAAGATGTCAAAGCAGAACTTGACTCACAAAAATAA